One Candidatus Binatia bacterium genomic window, GCTTCGCCCGACCACAACTGGGATACGGTAGACACCGATGGTTGTCCATCAACCAGGGTCAACGATGGGTGTCCATCGGTCTACCACTGCCGCCAGGCAGGGGGTCACCGCCTGCACCACGAACGCCGCCCCATCCCGTGCCTGTATGGCGTCGGCCCGCGTATAGAAGCTCGATGGGGTCAGGTCCTCGGCTCCGTAAAACGCCAACTCGCGATCGCGCCGCAGATCGCGCGAGATTGCCGCCAGCCGTTCCACCTCTTGCTGCAGGCCAGCAGGCAACCGGTCGCGCTCGGCCAATAACACCTCCGAGACGTCGTGGATCCTCGGAGCGTCGATGCCGCAACTTCGCAGCACGCCTTTGAGTGCCAGTTCGACGACCTCCTGCGACTCTCGCACCACGTCGGCCCAGCTCTGCGCCTCGAACAGCACGTCGATAGCGCGCAACCGCACGGTCGCGCGTCGAACGTAGTCGGCGGCCAGCTCGCGGTTGCGCATCGTCAGGCGACCTCGAACCAGTACGGCTGACCGTGTGCGAAGCGCCGCACGAGACGCCCCGCGAGGATGTCTCGCCTGACCGCCGCGAGCCGCGCCGACACGACCAGTCCACGCTCGAACAGGACAATGCCGTCGATGGCCGCCTCCGCCCAGATCCCGCCGACCCGTTCCGGCAGCGCCGGTAGACGGACGAAGTGCGGTTCGACCACCCGCCCCTCCCAGGTCAGCGGCGTCGCGTCCCATTTTCTGTACAGCGCACGCGAGAGCGACACGCTCGCCTCCACGACAACGAGCAGGTCGACGTCGGAGCGCTCGTCCGCCTCACCGCGAGCCCACGATCCGTAGGCGACTACGCCCACAAGCGCATCGCCGCACACGCTGGCCGCCCGCTCGACCACCCCTGACGCTCCGCCGGCGCCACCCAGACTGCCGATCGGCGCCGCCAGCTTGCGCGTGCAATAGTCGTTGAGCGACAGACCGGCCGCCGCCGCCGCCCGCCGCAACGCCGCGTGCAACCCCGCCGGCACACGAAGCACGAACCGCCCGGAAGCCGCGGTACGCCCCAGCCGGGGCATCGTAGTATCGCGACCCATACGACAAGATACTACGATGGTGGACCGCGGCGGCGCAACCGGCCGCGGACGGCCTGTGCACTCGCGTTGGTCCGAAAACCCGGGACCTCCACACCGGGATTACTCTGCCGCACGCGCCAGGATAAAGGGAATTAGCGGATTACGGCCTGCACACCAGAGTCAGCTTATCCGTATCGAACCGCCTACTATCGCTCGATCGAGCCATCAGGCGGAGGGACTTGTGTCCTGGCAATCGGCCGTTGGCGCGCGAAGGGACGCGGATGTCCGCGAATTGCGTGCAGCGCCGTGCCGAGAGCGGTGGCTCGAACTCCACCATACCCCGGCAGCGCCCGTCGCCCGCTGCGGGAGCCGAATCGCAGTCGGCGTTAACGCTGCAAGAGCGGGGGGGCGTACGGTGGTCCGCGCACACGCCTTGTGCCGTCGTGCCGCCGATTCCCTGCAGCAGCCCTTCTAGAGCATCGCGATTCAGGCCATCGGTCTGCTGGG contains:
- a CDS encoding HEPN domain-containing protein encodes the protein MRNRELAADYVRRATVRLRAIDVLFEAQSWADVVRESQEVVELALKGVLRSCGIDAPRIHDVSEVLLAERDRLPAGLQQEVERLAAISRDLRRDRELAFYGAEDLTPSSFYTRADAIQARDGAAFVVQAVTPCLAAVVDRWTPIVDPG
- a CDS encoding toxin-antitoxin system HicB family antitoxin, whose protein sequence is MGRDTTMPRLGRTAASGRFVLRVPAGLHAALRRAAAAAGLSLNDYCTRKLAAPIGSLGGAGGASGVVERAASVCGDALVGVVAYGSWARGEADERSDVDLLVVVEASVSLSRALYRKWDATPLTWEGRVVEPHFVRLPALPERVGGIWAEAAIDGIVLFERGLVVSARLAAVRRDILAGRLVRRFAHGQPYWFEVA